One Bradyrhizobium sp. CCGB12 genomic window carries:
- the alkB gene encoding DNA oxidative demethylase AlkB, which yields MTADLFDSVAEAQPSREEIADGAVLLRGFVRPIESELIEAVRAVVAQSPFRRMTTPGGYQMSVAMTNCGECGWITDHTGYRYDPIDPRTGAPWPAMPPVFRDLARRAAEQGGFAGFAPDACLVNRYEPGTRLSLHQDKDELDYSAPIVSVSLGLPATFLFGGMARSDKPRRFRLVHGDVVVWGGASRLAYHGVAPLADGEHALLGRKRINLTFRRTR from the coding sequence TTGACCGCGGATCTGTTCGATAGCGTTGCCGAGGCGCAGCCGTCGCGCGAGGAGATCGCCGACGGGGCCGTGTTGCTGCGCGGATTCGTCAGGCCGATCGAGAGCGAGCTGATCGAAGCGGTGCGCGCCGTCGTGGCGCAGTCGCCGTTTCGGCGCATGACCACGCCGGGCGGCTACCAGATGTCGGTGGCGATGACCAATTGCGGCGAGTGCGGCTGGATCACTGACCATACCGGCTATCGCTATGATCCGATCGATCCACGAACCGGCGCGCCGTGGCCGGCGATGCCGCCGGTGTTCCGCGATCTCGCCCGCCGCGCGGCGGAGCAGGGCGGTTTTGCCGGCTTTGCGCCCGATGCCTGCCTGGTCAATCGGTACGAGCCCGGCACGCGGCTATCGCTGCATCAGGACAAGGACGAGCTGGATTATTCGGCACCGATCGTGTCGGTCTCGCTCGGCCTGCCCGCGACATTCCTGTTCGGCGGCATGGCGCGCAGCGACAAGCCGCGGCGCTTCCGCCTGGTGCATGGCGACGTCGTGGTTTGGGGTGGGGCTAGCAGGCTCGCCTATCACGGCGTCGCGCCGCTCGCCGACGGCGAGCACGCGCTGCTCGGCCGCAAGCGGATCAATCTGACCTTCCGCAGGACGCGTTGA
- a CDS encoding 2OG-Fe(II) oxygenase has protein sequence MTMTARKSPQTPFADLAIRVDVLDWPQISSELDSQGCALLKGLLTPDQCRAVTALYPDDAHFRSRIVMGRHGFGRGEYKYFSYPLPDLIAQMRPALYAQLQGVANRWNEAMGIDIRYPQAHAAFLKRCHEAGQARPTPLLLQYEAGDYNCLHQDLYGEHVFPIQVAILLSEPGRDFTGGEFVLTEQRPRMQSRAEVVPLAQGDAVAFAVHHRPVQGTRGTYRVNLRHGVSRIRSGQRHTLGVIFHDAK, from the coding sequence ATGACAATGACCGCACGCAAATCGCCCCAAACGCCGTTCGCCGACCTCGCCATCCGCGTCGACGTCCTCGACTGGCCTCAAATCAGCAGCGAACTCGATTCCCAGGGCTGCGCCCTTTTGAAAGGCCTGCTGACGCCAGACCAATGCCGCGCCGTGACCGCCCTCTATCCCGACGACGCGCACTTCCGCAGCCGCATCGTCATGGGCCGCCACGGCTTTGGTCGCGGCGAGTACAAATATTTCTCCTATCCGTTACCCGATCTGATCGCACAGATGCGCCCGGCGCTTTACGCGCAGCTCCAGGGCGTCGCCAACCGTTGGAACGAGGCAATGGGGATCGACATCCGCTATCCCCAGGCGCACGCTGCGTTCCTCAAGCGCTGCCACGAGGCGGGGCAGGCGCGGCCGACGCCCTTGCTGCTGCAATATGAGGCCGGCGACTACAATTGCCTGCATCAGGACCTCTATGGCGAGCACGTGTTCCCGATTCAGGTCGCGATCCTGCTGTCGGAGCCTGGACGCGATTTCACCGGCGGCGAGTTTGTGCTGACCGAGCAGCGGCCGCGCATGCAGTCGCGCGCCGAAGTGGTGCCGCTGGCGCAGGGCGACGCCGTCGCCTTTGCCGTGCATCATCGTCCGGTGCAGGGGACACGCGGCACCTACCGCGTTAACCTGCGTCATGGCGTCAGCCGTATCAGGTCGGGCCAGCGCCACACGCTGGGTGTGATCTTTCATGATGCCAAATGA
- a CDS encoding DUF2848 domain-containing protein, whose amino-acid sequence MFDLTFTVDAQDTTTPLTLAIDQMVIAGWTGRDPVARDKHIAELQEMGIAPPASTPIYYRASARRLTQEDRIECTGGDSSGEVEFVLIGWQGRIFVGCGSDHTDRKVEAYSVTVSKQMCDKPVASTLWELEDVIGHWDKMILRSYAWIKGERVLYQEGTLDAMLPVADLIARGFPDGKLPDGCAMFGGTFAAKGGIRPADRFEFELEDPVLKRTIKHGYDVVTLPVRG is encoded by the coding sequence GTGTTTGACCTGACTTTCACCGTCGACGCCCAGGACACCACAACGCCGCTGACGCTGGCGATCGACCAGATGGTCATCGCCGGCTGGACCGGCCGCGACCCCGTCGCGCGCGACAAGCACATCGCCGAGCTGCAAGAGATGGGCATCGCCCCGCCGGCCTCGACGCCGATCTATTACCGCGCCTCGGCGCGGCGGCTGACCCAGGAAGACCGCATCGAATGCACTGGCGGCGATTCCTCGGGCGAGGTCGAGTTCGTGCTGATCGGCTGGCAGGGCCGCATCTTCGTCGGCTGCGGCTCCGATCACACCGACCGCAAGGTCGAAGCCTACAGCGTCACGGTGTCCAAGCAGATGTGCGACAAGCCGGTCGCCTCAACGCTGTGGGAGCTCGAGGACGTCATCGGCCACTGGGACAAGATGATTCTGCGCTCCTACGCCTGGATCAAAGGCGAGCGCGTGCTCTACCAGGAGGGCACGCTGGATGCGATGCTACCGGTCGCCGACCTGATCGCGCGCGGCTTTCCGGATGGGAAGCTACCCGACGGCTGTGCCATGTTCGGCGGCACTTTTGCGGCCAAGGGCGGCATCCGCCCGGCGGACCGGTTCGAGTTCGAGCTCGAGGATCCCGTGCTGAAGCGGACGATCAAGCATGGCTATGACGTGGTGACGCTGCCGGTGAGGGGCTGA
- a CDS encoding amidase, translated as MPDFPTLAKLAEDLESGRTTSRKLVEACIARIADPAGEGQRAFIHVDKDAALAAADAMDGLRKVKAAPSRYAGIPISIKDLFDIKGQTTRAGSRALDDSDPAEHDAAAVARLRHAGFVVIGRTNMTEFAYSGIGINPHYGTPKGAWNRAEGHVPGGSSSGAAVSVLDGMAHGALGTDTGGSCRIPAAFNGIVGYKPTQRRVPLDGSVPLSFSLDSIGPLARSVSCCAILDAVLANEPIAPLKPRPIQGMRLAVPTTIALDDLDAAISETFERALRALADHGAIIERIEMAEFHDIGPMNAKGGFAASESYAWHRYLITAKGDVYDPRVFVRIMRGEAQSAADYIDLLNERRSLIARVNARIAPYDALVLPTTANTPPKISDLADDKAFTTQNLRALRNCTLINMIDGCAISLPAHREGDVPVGLMLAGSGGSDRRIFELAAGMEAVIRV; from the coding sequence ATGCCCGATTTTCCGACGCTGGCGAAGCTTGCCGAAGACCTCGAAAGCGGCCGCACGACCTCCCGCAAGCTGGTCGAGGCGTGCATCGCCCGGATCGCCGACCCGGCCGGTGAGGGCCAGCGCGCCTTCATCCATGTCGACAAGGACGCTGCGCTCGCGGCCGCGGATGCGATGGACGGCCTGCGCAAGGTAAAGGCGGCGCCATCGCGCTATGCCGGCATCCCGATCTCGATCAAGGACCTCTTCGATATCAAGGGGCAGACGACGCGCGCCGGCTCTCGTGCGCTCGACGATTCCGATCCGGCGGAGCACGATGCGGCGGCCGTTGCGCGGTTGCGCCACGCCGGCTTCGTTGTGATCGGGCGGACCAACATGACCGAGTTCGCCTATTCCGGCATCGGCATCAATCCGCACTACGGCACGCCAAAGGGCGCCTGGAACCGGGCCGAGGGCCACGTGCCCGGCGGCTCGTCCTCGGGCGCGGCGGTGTCCGTTCTCGACGGCATGGCGCATGGCGCGCTCGGCACCGATACCGGCGGCTCCTGCCGGATACCGGCGGCCTTCAACGGCATCGTCGGCTACAAGCCGACGCAGCGGCGCGTGCCGCTCGACGGCTCCGTGCCACTGTCCTTCTCGCTCGACAGCATCGGGCCGCTGGCGCGATCGGTCAGTTGCTGTGCCATACTCGACGCCGTGCTCGCCAACGAGCCGATCGCCCCGCTGAAGCCGCGGCCGATCCAGGGCATGCGGCTGGCGGTGCCGACCACGATCGCGCTCGACGACCTCGACGCAGCCATCTCTGAGACCTTCGAGCGAGCGTTGAGGGCGCTCGCCGATCACGGCGCCATTATCGAGCGCATCGAGATGGCTGAATTCCACGACATCGGACCGATGAATGCCAAGGGCGGCTTTGCGGCCTCCGAAAGCTACGCCTGGCACCGCTATCTGATCACGGCCAAGGGCGACGTCTACGATCCCCGAGTCTTCGTGCGCATCATGCGCGGCGAGGCGCAGAGCGCGGCCGACTACATCGATCTCCTCAACGAGCGCCGCTCGCTGATCGCTCGCGTCAATGCACGCATCGCGCCATACGACGCGCTGGTGCTTCCGACCACCGCCAACACGCCGCCGAAGATCTCTGATCTCGCCGACGACAAGGCGTTTACCACGCAGAACCTGCGCGCGCTGCGCAATTGCACCCTGATCAACATGATCGACGGCTGCGCCATCTCGCTGCCCGCGCATCGCGAGGGCGACGTTCCAGTCGGCCTGATGCTTGCAGGTAGCGGTGGTTCGGACCGTCGCATTTTCGAACTTGCTGCCGGCATGGAGGCCGTGATCCGTGTTTGA
- a CDS encoding Zn-ribbon domain-containing OB-fold protein — translation MAEPQRARPKPTPETQHFWDGTKAGELRLQRCDACAHVYFPPRPFCPSCASRKVSVFKASGKGFLYSYVINHRPAAPGFTPPYAIAVVELAEGPRMMSNIIDCPQTPEALELDMKLEVAFQELDDKIALPVFRPAKG, via the coding sequence ATGGCCGAACCGCAGCGCGCGCGACCGAAGCCGACGCCGGAGACACAGCATTTCTGGGACGGCACGAAAGCGGGCGAATTGCGCCTGCAACGCTGCGACGCCTGCGCGCATGTCTACTTCCCGCCACGCCCCTTCTGCCCCTCCTGCGCCTCGCGCAAGGTTTCGGTGTTCAAGGCCAGCGGCAAGGGTTTTCTCTACAGCTACGTGATCAACCACCGGCCCGCCGCACCGGGCTTCACGCCGCCTTACGCGATCGCGGTGGTCGAGCTCGCCGAAGGGCCGCGGATGATGAGCAACATCATCGACTGCCCGCAGACGCCGGAGGCGCTCGAGCTCGACATGAAGCTCGAGGTCGCCTTCCAGGAGCTCGACGACAAGATCGCCCTCCCCGTGTTCCGTCCGGCGAAGGGGTAG
- a CDS encoding thiolase: MRKNQVAVVGAAETTELGVIPTMSQLQLHADAALNAIADAGLTLSDIDGFATAVETPQQICHYLGIKPTWVDGTSVGGCSFMLHVRHAAAAIEAGLCKTVLITHAESGKSMIGKLPRSTPADSLNGQFEAPYGVYGPPSMFPIPVLRFMKTYGITHEQLASVAVVQREWAAKNPRAMMKDPITVTDVLNSRMIAYPFRLLQCCLVTDGGGALILTSADRARDFPRTPVYIMGTGESVETPMVSQMETFNSSRAFKTAGPLAFKEAGIAHKDVDHLMIYDAFAHLPLFGLGDLGFMPYEETGRFIADGNTRPGAKLPLNTNGGGLSYMHSGMYGMYALQESVRQMRGIAPAQVPNAKVSVCHGVGGMFAASGTIVFTNER, encoded by the coding sequence ATGCGCAAGAACCAGGTTGCCGTCGTCGGAGCGGCCGAGACCACCGAGCTCGGGGTCATCCCCACCATGTCGCAGCTCCAGCTTCACGCGGATGCGGCGCTGAACGCCATCGCGGATGCCGGGCTGACGCTCTCCGACATTGACGGCTTCGCCACGGCGGTCGAAACGCCGCAGCAGATCTGCCATTATCTCGGCATCAAGCCGACCTGGGTCGACGGCACCTCGGTCGGCGGCTGCTCCTTCATGCTGCATGTCCGCCATGCGGCCGCGGCGATCGAGGCCGGCCTGTGCAAGACGGTGCTGATCACGCATGCGGAGAGCGGCAAGTCGATGATCGGCAAATTGCCGCGCTCGACGCCGGCGGACAGCCTCAATGGCCAGTTCGAGGCACCCTACGGCGTCTATGGACCGCCCAGCATGTTCCCGATCCCTGTGCTTCGCTTCATGAAGACCTACGGTATCACCCACGAGCAGCTTGCTTCGGTGGCGGTGGTGCAGCGGGAATGGGCGGCGAAGAATCCGCGCGCGATGATGAAGGACCCGATCACGGTCACTGATGTCCTCAACTCGCGCATGATCGCCTATCCGTTCCGCCTCCTGCAGTGCTGCCTCGTCACCGACGGCGGCGGCGCGCTGATCCTGACCTCGGCCGACCGCGCCCGGGATTTTCCCAGAACGCCCGTCTACATCATGGGCACCGGCGAAAGCGTGGAAACGCCAATGGTCAGCCAGATGGAGACCTTCAATTCTTCGCGCGCGTTCAAGACCGCGGGACCCCTCGCCTTCAAGGAAGCCGGCATCGCACACAAGGACGTCGATCATCTCATGATCTATGATGCGTTCGCGCATCTGCCGCTGTTCGGCCTCGGCGACCTCGGCTTCATGCCTTATGAGGAGACGGGCAGGTTCATCGCCGACGGCAACACGCGGCCTGGGGCTAAGCTGCCGCTCAACACCAATGGCGGCGGTTTGAGCTACATGCACTCCGGCATGTACGGGATGTACGCGCTCCAGGAAAGCGTGCGCCAGATGCGCGGGATTGCGCCGGCGCAGGTCCCCAATGCGAAGGTTTCGGTGTGCCACGGCGTCGGCGGCATGTTCGCCGCAAGTGGCACGATCGTGTTTACGAACGAGAGGTAA
- a CDS encoding SDR family oxidoreductase, translating into MSKSLQDKVIIVTGAGRGIGREIALLCAGEGAKVVVNDPGGAADGAGSNAAPAEEVVEEIKKRGGTAVANFESVAEAIPASKIVKAATDHFGRLDGVVNNAGILRDMIFHKMSVEAFEAVIKVHLMGSFYVSHAAARIFREQESGSFVHFTSTSGLIGNFGQANYAAAKLGIVGLSKSIALDMGRFNVRSNCVSPFAWTRMIGTIPTETEAEKARVEKIKQMGPEKIAPLCGYLLGDSAKDVTGQIFGVRMNEIFLFSQNRPIRSVQRNEGWTPQSIAEHGMPALKGSFYKLDRSADIFTWDPV; encoded by the coding sequence ATGAGCAAATCGCTGCAAGACAAGGTCATCATCGTCACCGGCGCAGGCCGCGGCATCGGGCGGGAGATCGCGCTGCTCTGCGCCGGCGAGGGCGCCAAGGTCGTCGTCAACGATCCCGGAGGCGCCGCGGACGGTGCCGGCTCGAATGCTGCGCCCGCCGAGGAGGTGGTCGAGGAGATCAAGAAGCGCGGCGGCACCGCCGTCGCCAATTTCGAGTCGGTGGCGGAAGCGATCCCCGCGAGCAAGATCGTGAAGGCCGCGACCGATCATTTCGGCCGGCTCGACGGCGTCGTCAACAACGCCGGCATCCTGCGCGACATGATCTTCCACAAGATGAGCGTCGAAGCCTTTGAGGCCGTCATCAAGGTTCATTTGATGGGCTCGTTCTACGTCTCCCACGCTGCCGCGCGGATCTTTCGCGAACAGGAGTCCGGCTCCTTCGTACACTTCACCTCGACCTCGGGCCTGATCGGCAATTTCGGCCAAGCCAACTATGCCGCCGCCAAGCTCGGCATCGTCGGACTCTCCAAATCCATTGCGCTCGACATGGGCCGCTTCAACGTCCGCTCCAACTGCGTCTCGCCGTTCGCCTGGACCCGCATGATCGGCACCATCCCGACCGAGACCGAGGCCGAGAAGGCGCGCGTCGAGAAGATCAAGCAGATGGGACCGGAGAAGATCGCCCCGCTCTGCGGCTATCTGCTGGGCGATTCCGCCAAGGACGTCACCGGCCAGATCTTCGGCGTGCGCATGAACGAGATCTTCCTGTTCAGCCAGAACCGTCCGATCCGCTCGGTGCAGCGGAACGAAGGCTGGACGCCGCAGTCGATCGCGGAACACGGCATGCCGGCGCTCAAGGGCTCGTTCTACAAGCTCGACCGCTCGGCCGACATCTTCACCTGGGATCCCGTGTAG
- a CDS encoding SMP-30/gluconolactonase/LRE family protein, protein MTRILTNTSDTSDTTASERGGLGRRDVLKGAATLAASTILASQADARDFGANAEPQRYPDPDIVAIDPKRFKAKVGNTAIKRLYTGCLWAEGPAWNAQGQYLVWSDIPANRQLRYLDDDGHISEQFHKPSNEANGNSFDTEGRQLSAERTRLVRYEHDGSVTSLAEQANGKPLNGPNDMVVHPNDKAIWFTDPGYGAISIYEGKLANTGSLQPHQKEAVYRLDTQTGQLAKVADDPFKPNGLAFSHDYKKLYVCDTGITHYPEAKNVVWSYDIDGPKLSNPKKLIDMTLDGKSGFPDGLRVDTEGNIWVGAGWVGPGYDGVQVFAPNDGARIGQILLPETCANVCFGGKKRNRLFMTASQSLYAVYVETQGAHFC, encoded by the coding sequence ATGACAAGAATACTGACCAACACGAGCGACACGAGCGACACGACTGCAAGCGAGCGTGGTGGCCTCGGCCGCCGCGATGTTCTCAAAGGCGCGGCGACACTCGCCGCCTCCACCATCCTGGCGTCACAGGCCGATGCCCGCGACTTCGGCGCCAATGCCGAACCGCAGCGCTATCCCGACCCCGACATCGTCGCCATCGATCCCAAGCGCTTCAAGGCCAAGGTCGGCAACACCGCGATCAAGCGGCTCTACACCGGCTGCCTGTGGGCGGAGGGACCGGCGTGGAACGCGCAGGGACAATATCTCGTCTGGAGCGACATCCCCGCCAACCGGCAGCTTCGCTATCTCGACGATGACGGCCACATCTCCGAGCAGTTCCACAAGCCGTCGAACGAAGCCAACGGCAACTCGTTCGACACCGAAGGACGCCAGCTCAGCGCGGAGCGCACGCGCCTCGTCCGCTACGAGCACGACGGCTCGGTCACGTCGCTGGCCGAGCAGGCCAATGGCAAGCCGCTCAACGGCCCGAACGACATGGTCGTGCACCCCAATGACAAGGCGATCTGGTTCACCGATCCCGGCTATGGCGCGATCAGCATCTACGAGGGCAAGCTTGCCAATACCGGTTCGCTCCAGCCCCATCAGAAGGAAGCCGTCTATCGCCTGGACACCCAGACCGGGCAACTCGCGAAGGTCGCCGACGACCCGTTCAAGCCGAACGGCCTCGCCTTCAGCCACGACTACAAGAAGCTCTATGTCTGCGACACCGGCATCACGCATTATCCTGAAGCCAAAAACGTGGTGTGGTCCTACGACATCGACGGCCCAAAACTGTCGAACCCGAAGAAGCTGATCGACATGACACTCGACGGCAAGTCGGGCTTCCCCGACGGCCTGCGCGTCGACACCGAGGGCAACATCTGGGTCGGTGCGGGCTGGGTCGGGCCCGGCTATGACGGCGTGCAGGTATTCGCACCGAACGATGGCGCGCGCATCGGCCAGATCCTGCTGCCCGAGACCTGCGCCAATGTCTGCTTCGGCGGCAAGAAGCGCAACCGCCTGTTCATGACCGCGAGCCAGTCGCTCTATGCGGTCTATGTGGAGACGCAGGGGGCGCATTTCTGCTGA